The Caulobacter sp. FWC26 genome contains a region encoding:
- a CDS encoding YceI family protein: MSRHFSLSKVAYGAVAVALLTAPAALAAPGVSSTKPADLPAGRYVLDKTHASVVGKIKHMGFSNYQFRFTKVDAEFTYDPKAPQDAKITVTIDPASIDTSTGADAFGLKFNKELAGDGWLEANKYPTATFVSTKVEPGAGQTGKVYGDFTLHGVTKPIVLDVTFNGVGSGFAPGSVKTGFSAVTSIKRSEFGVSKYVPLVGDEVALSIEVEFDKK; the protein is encoded by the coding sequence ATGTCCCGTCACTTCTCCCTGTCCAAGGTCGCCTATGGCGCCGTCGCCGTCGCCTTGCTGACGGCTCCCGCCGCCCTGGCTGCGCCGGGCGTTAGCTCGACCAAGCCCGCCGACCTGCCGGCCGGCCGCTATGTGCTCGACAAGACCCATGCCTCGGTCGTGGGCAAGATCAAGCACATGGGCTTCTCGAACTACCAGTTCCGCTTCACTAAGGTCGACGCCGAGTTCACCTATGATCCGAAGGCTCCGCAGGACGCCAAGATCACGGTGACCATCGATCCGGCTTCGATCGACACCTCGACCGGCGCCGACGCGTTTGGCCTGAAGTTCAACAAGGAGCTGGCCGGCGACGGCTGGCTGGAGGCCAATAAGTATCCGACCGCCACCTTCGTCTCGACCAAGGTCGAGCCGGGCGCGGGCCAGACCGGCAAGGTCTATGGCGACTTCACCCTGCATGGCGTGACCAAGCCGATCGTGCTGGACGTCACCTTCAACGGCGTGGGCTCGGGCTTCGCGCCGGGCAGCGTCAAGACGGGTTTCTCGGCCGTGACCTCTATCAAACGCTCGGAGTTCGGCGTCAGCAAATATGTGCCGCTGGTCGGCGACGAGGTCGCGTTGAGCATCGAAGTCGAGTTCGACAAGAAGTAA
- a CDS encoding YceI family protein: MAENRTRYTTVAIALHWLIAAAIIFQIILGWRAGDGPKGPATFAMMQLHKSIGITILLLSLARLGWRLVNPAPPAPAGQPRWEQIASKVVHIGFYVVMIGLPLTGWILVSTSRTNLPTILFGAIPWPHLPLLPDLAAGPKHLWHEIGEIGHGVLVKTTYLLLLLHLGAVAKHQILDKDAVFQNMAPGARPGWKEPRLWLAAAGFAAVVAAGYLYMPNTAPSAPPPAPVEPVSAAQPAAAPASTAASPAAPAATSEAAVTPPADDLKDPVAWTVQKGAALGFTATWSGASIEGRFQRWTADIQFSPEALDRSKVTVGVDLASAETGDAQRDASLTGEDFLDTADHPKAVFTATKFRKTGEGRYVADGNLDLRGVKKPLSLPFSLKIDGDTATASGVTSLDRTTFGVGQGEWASTDEIAAQVKVSFKLTAKRK, translated from the coding sequence ATGGCCGAGAACCGGACACGCTACACGACGGTGGCGATCGCGCTGCATTGGCTGATCGCCGCGGCCATCATCTTCCAGATCATCCTGGGCTGGCGGGCGGGGGACGGGCCCAAGGGGCCCGCGACCTTCGCCATGATGCAGCTGCACAAGTCGATCGGGATCACCATCCTGCTGCTCAGCTTGGCGCGTCTGGGCTGGCGGCTGGTCAATCCGGCGCCGCCGGCTCCGGCGGGTCAGCCCCGCTGGGAGCAGATCGCCTCCAAGGTGGTGCATATCGGCTTCTACGTCGTCATGATCGGCCTGCCGTTGACGGGCTGGATCCTGGTATCGACTAGCCGGACGAACCTGCCGACGATCCTGTTCGGCGCGATACCCTGGCCGCACCTGCCGCTGTTACCGGATTTGGCGGCCGGTCCCAAGCACCTGTGGCACGAGATCGGCGAGATCGGTCACGGGGTGCTGGTTAAGACCACCTACCTGTTGCTGCTGCTGCACCTGGGCGCGGTGGCCAAGCACCAGATTCTCGACAAGGACGCAGTGTTCCAGAACATGGCGCCCGGCGCCAGACCCGGCTGGAAGGAGCCGCGCCTGTGGCTGGCCGCGGCCGGCTTCGCCGCCGTGGTCGCCGCTGGCTATCTCTACATGCCTAACACCGCGCCGTCGGCGCCGCCACCTGCGCCGGTGGAGCCCGTTTCGGCGGCCCAGCCCGCAGCCGCGCCCGCGTCGACTGCGGCGTCGCCTGCGGCCCCGGCCGCCACGTCGGAAGCGGCCGTTACGCCGCCCGCCGATGACCTCAAGGATCCCGTCGCCTGGACTGTCCAGAAGGGCGCCGCCCTCGGCTTTACCGCCACCTGGTCAGGCGCGTCTATTGAGGGCCGCTTCCAGCGCTGGACCGCTGACATCCAGTTCTCGCCCGAGGCGCTGGACCGCTCAAAGGTCACGGTCGGCGTCGACCTGGCCTCGGCCGAGACTGGCGACGCCCAGCGCGACGCCAGCCTGACCGGCGAGGACTTCCTGGACACCGCCGACCATCCCAAGGCCGTCTTCACGGCGACCAAATTCCGCAAGACCGGTGAGGGGCGCTATGTCGCCGACGGCAATCTCGATCTACGCGGCGTGAAAAAGCCGCTCAGCCTGCCGTTCTCCCTAAAGATCGACGGCGACACGGCGACCGCCAGCGGTGTAACCAGCCTGGACCGGACGACGTTCGGCGTGGGACAGGGTGAATGGGCTTCGACGGACGA